The following is a genomic window from Candidatus Omnitrophota bacterium.
ATCTAGATACTTCGGCGGTGATTTATTGACAAGGCCGCCTCAGTATCAACACCAGGACGCATACGAAGGTGTTGACATTTATATAAGTTATATTGTATAATTAAGTTGCGAATACTTAGCGGGATAAAAAAATTAGGCAAATATGACGACAAAGATTAGTAGAATAAAACAAATAATACTGCCGATCTTGCAACAATACGGCGCTAAAAAAGCAGCGCTATTTGGCTCATATGTCAGAGACCAGATGAAAAAGGATAGTGATATTGATATATTGGTAGAAATTGAAAAGGATATCAGCCTGCTTGATTTTATAGGTCTTAAACAAGAGATTGAAGAGGCGTTAGGAAGGAAGATAGATTTGGTGGAATATGACAGCATTAAACCTCTTCTCAGAAAGCGTATTTTAAAAGAGCAAGTGGTAATTCTATGAAAAGAGACGCTAGAGTATATATCGAAGATATCATAGAGAGCATTACAAAGATAGAAGAGTATACGAAGGATCTTAAGTCCGAAGACGATTTCTATAAGGATACTCAGATTCAAGATGCTGTCTTAAGGCGGCTGGAAATCATCGGTGAGGCAGTTAAGAATATCCCCGAAGAGATCAAGAGGAAATATCCGCAGATACCATGGAAGAAGATTGCCGGCATGAGAGATATTCTTACTCATCAATATTTTGTAGTAAACCTGAAACAAACATTTAAGGCAGTCAAAGAAGACATCCTCGATCTAAAAAAGAACATTGCGCAGATAAACAAAGAATTGCCATAGTTGTTTTGAGGTCGCAAAGTGCGACCTCAAAGATTGTTTCGTTTACGCCTCCAAATTAACTTGGAGGCGTTTTTATTGGACGCGGATGGATTGGTTCTGATTGTCTCAGCGGGTGACGCCGAGCGGGCACAGAATTTCGGGAGGGGTGACGTCGTTTTGAGGGCTCCCGCCGCGCGGACCCGCCAAGACATCTGGCGGGGAGCACGGCGGGAAACAAAACGACGGCAGGACCCCTCCCCTCAGAGTTACAATCTAGATACTTCGGCGGTGATTTATTGACAAGGCCGCCTCAGTATCAACACCGAGCAGCATACGAAGGTGTTGACTTCCTCGATAGATTATGATAATTTAAGGCGATGATTAGGGAGAATATTGCCCGCATAAGAGAGGAAATATCGGCTGTTTGCGGGAAAATCGGCCGTGACCCTAAGGAAATCAGGATTATTGCCGTATCAAAAGGCAGGTCAATAGAGGAAATTGAGGAAGTTCTGGCCTGCGGCATCACTGATATCGGCGAAAATAAGGTCCAGGAAGCCAAGCGCAAGATTAAAGGTTTAAGCGCCAAGTTGCACATGGTTGGACACCTGCAGTCAAACAAGTCCAAGGGCGCTGTTGAGCTCTTTGATCTGATACATTCTGTGGACAGCTTTGAACTCGCTGAAGCCATTGATAAACAGGCGGCAAAACTCGGCAAAGTCCAGGATATCCTGATCGAGGTCAACACTTCCGGCGAAAAGAGCAAATTCGGCATAAGGCCGGACGACCTTATCCTGCTTATCGGCCGGATAAGAGAGCTTAAACACATTCGCGTCAAGGGGCTGATGACAATGGCGCCTGTGGCGGATAACCCCGAGGAAATAAGGCCGTATTTCAGGAAGTTAAGGGAGTTAAGAGACCGGGAACATCTGGCAGAACTATCAATGGGAATGAGCGATGACTATAAGGTCGCCATAGAAGAAGGCGCCACAATAGTGCGCCTGGGCAGGGCGATATTTGAAAAGTAGCGAGTAGAGAGTGGCAAGTAGCGAGATGAAGAAGATCATAGGTATAATCGGTTTTGGCAATATGGGTTCGGCGATCGCCGGCAGGGCAAAGGCCGCGTATCAAGTTTGCGTATTTGATAAAGACAATGCCAAACTCAAGGGCCTGGCAGGCATAGATGCCGCGGGCAGCGTTTCCGAACTTATTAATAAGTCAGAAATAATAATACTGGCTGTAAAACCGCAGGACTTTGAGCCGCTGCTTAATGAAATTGGCAGCGGCATAAAAGATAAATTGGCGGTCTCTATCGCCGCTGGAGTTGCCACGACTTACGTTGAGAAACGCCTGCGCGGAGCGCGGGTTGCGCGGGTTATGCCGAATATGCCGGCAAAGATCGGCAAAGGCGTTTCCTGCGTTACGGCAGGCAGGTCGGCAACGCCGGATGATATCAAGGCAACAAAAGATATATTCGCTAATTTAGGGCAGGTTATGGCATTGAAGGAAGAGATGATGGACGCGGCAACCGCGGTTTCCGGCAGCGGCCCGGGTTTTTATTTCAACGAAGTTGAAAGCCGCCCTGATGAGCATAAACAAAATTGCTATGAGTTCCAGGAGGATTTTATCTCGCGGCTGAGCAAGGCGGCTGAGGCAGCGGGTTTTGACGAAAAAGACGCCCATTTTTTAGCGCATCATACTGTCACGGGCAGTGAGTTATTGCTTAAGGCCGGCAGCCTGAATGCCGCGCAGTTGAGGGATCAAGTCGCTTCAAAGGGCGGCACTACCGAAGCAGGGTTAAAGGTTTTGCAGGCAGGAGGGGATCTGGTTGAGGCGGTTAAGGCCGCGGCAGAACGCGCGGCAGAACTTTCCAGGAAGGAGTGAAGGATATGGGTAAGATCGGCATTATCGGAGGAAGCGGGCTTTACAAAATAGAAGGTATTAAGAATATAAGGGAAAAAGAGGTTGATACGCCTTTCGGCGCGCCTTCAGATAATTTTATTCTGGGAGAACTTGAGGGTAAGGAAGTGGTGTTTCTGCCGCGGCACGGAGTAGGCCACAGGATCTCGCCCAGCGAGATAAATTACCGCGCGAACATATTCGCCATGAAAGTTCTGGGCGTGGACAGGATCATTTCCGTCTCCGCCTGCGGCAGCTTAAGGGAAGAGCTCAGGCCTCTGGACTTTGTGCTTCCCGGACAATTTGTGGACAGGACAAACCAGGCGCGCAAGATGACCTTTTTCAGCGGCGGCATCGTCGCCCATATATCCTTCGCGGAGCCGGTCTGCCGCAACCTGTTGGAAAGCGTTTACAAGACGGCCAGATCAGAGGGCATATCCATACACAAGGACAAGACATATCTGAATATGGAAGGCCCGGCGTTTTCCACTATCGCGGAATCCAATCTATATAGAAGCTGGGGAATGGATATAATAGGTATGACCAATATGGCTGAGGCGCGGCTGGCAAGAGAGGCGGAGATCTGCTATGTTACGCTGGCGGCTATAACCGACTATGACTGCTGGTATCCCGAACATGATAAGGTCACCATTGAGATGATCATCAACAATCTTAATAAGAACGTGGACAATGCCAAGAATATAATAAAGCAAGCGGTGAAGAATATGCCGCAAAGCTCCGATTGCGGCTGCGGGAGCGCGCTTCAATACGCCATTCTGACCGACAGAAAGGCCATACCGGTAAAGGTCAAAAGGCAGTTGGCCCCGATCATCGGGAAATATATCAAGTGATGGACTATAAATCTACTCTGAATCTTCCCAAGACAGATTTCCCCATGAAGGCCGACCTGCCTAATCGCGAGCCGCTCCTGCTGCGGAAATGGCAGGGAGAAGATATCTATAAGCTTATCCTGCGAAAAACCGCCGCCGGGAGCAAATATATCCTTCATGACGGCCCTCCTTATGCCAACGGGAACATCCATATCGGCCACGCCCTGAATAAAACCCTCAAAGATATTATCGTAAAATACAAGGCCATGCGCGGGTTTAATTCGGCGTACGTGCCGGGATGGGACTGCCACGGCCTGCCGGTAGAGCACCAGTTATTCAAAGAGCTCAAGATCAATAAATACCAGATCGCGCAGGTTGATTTCAGAAAAAAGGCCTATGATTATGCCCTGAAATATGTGGCTATCCAGAAAGAGGAATTCAGGCGCTTGGGGATCTTTGGCGAATGGTCTCATCCTTACCTGACGCTGGATAAGGATTATGAAGAGAGCATAGTCGGCTCCTTTAACGCCCTGGTCAAGAAGGGATATGTTTACCGCGGCTTAAAGCCGGTGAACTGGTGTTATAGATGTGAAACCGCTCTTGCCGAAGCGGAGGTAGAATATGAAAACCATACCTCGCCGTCCATATTTGTCAAATTCAAGCTGGATGAGACCGGGGATTTCGGCAAAGAAAGTTATCTGGTCATCTGGACGACGACCCCCTGGACGCTGATCGCCAATGTGGCAGTGGCGGTCCATCCTCGGTTCGTTTATCATTACGTCAAGACCGACAAGGGAAATCTGATCATAGCCAAAGACCTCCTGCCCAACGTTTTATCGCTTTCAGGCATAGAAAAGTACGAAGTGCTTAAGGAAGTAAAAGGCAAAGACCTCGAGGGCCTGAATTACGTCCATCCTTTCGGGCTGAGAAACGGCCGTGTGGTGCTGGCGGATTATGTTTCGTCTGAAGAAGGAAGCGGTCTGGTGCATACAGCGCCCGGCCACGGCAACGAAGATTATTTTACCGGCATCAAATATAAATTGGATATAGTCATGCCGGTTGACAGCAAAGGGAATTTTGATGCCGGCGCCGGAGAGTTCAAGGGGTTGAGCGTCCATGACGCGAACAAGCCCATATTAGAGAAGCTGCAAGGTTTGGGCGCCCTGCTTTGGTCAGGGCAGATCCAGCATTCCTATCCGCATTGCTGGCGCTGTAAGAATCCCGTGATCTTCAGGGCGACCCGGCAGTGGTTTTTAAATATTGATTTCCGGGAAGAAGGCGCTAAGGATACCTTGCGGCAGCGGCTCCTGGAAACGATAAAGAGAGATATCGTATGGATCCCGGGGTCAGGCAAGGAGAGGATCTCCGGCATGGTAGAATTGCGCCCGGACTGGTGCCTGTCCCGACAGAGATATTGGGGCGTACCCATTCCAGCGCTGGCGTGTAATAGCTGCAAAGAAGAATTTTTAGAGCCGGCGGTAATTGAAAAATTCGCCAAATTTACAAAAGAAGAAGGAAGCGATTGCTGGTTTCAGAGAGACGTAAAGGACTTTTTACCGGCAGGCCTGAAATGCCCGCGCTGCGGCAAGGCGGATTTTTCTAAAGGCAGCGATATATTGGACGTCTGGTTTGATTCGGGGGTCAGCCATCAGGCAGTGCTGAACAAGCGCGAAGAATTAGGCGGCAGCCCCGCTGAATTATACCTGGAAGGGTCTGACCAGCATCGCGGATGGTTCCAGTCATCCTTGATCCCGTCCATGTGCATTGATGGCCATCCGCCGTTTAAGGCGGTGCTGACGCACGGCTTTGTGGTTGACGGCGAAGGAAAGAAGATGTCAAAGTCGCAGGGCAACGTTATAGCGCCTCAGGATATCATCAAGAATTACGGGGCGGACATCCTGCGGCTGTGGGTGGCGTCCAGCGATTATAACGAAGATATCCGTATTTCAAAAGAGATATTGACCCGCCTTTCAGAAGGGTATCGTAAGATCAGGAATACGGTGAGGTTTATATTGAGCAACATCTATGATTTTAACCCCGATACGGATAAGGCCGGCGAAGATGATTTAAAAAATATCGACCGGTGGATATTACGGGAAGCGAATGTTTTATTACAGAACGCGGAGAAAGCGTATGATTCTTTTGTTTTTCATCAGGCTTATAAATTGATCTATGATTTTTGTAATCAAGACCTTTCTATGGGCTATCTGGATATGGTAAAGGGGAGGCTTTACACGACATATCCCCCTGATTCAAAAGAGAGGAGAGCGGCGCAGACGGCGATCTATGAACTATTAAGCATTTTAGTAAGGTTAATGGCGCCGATACTGGCATTTACCGCGGAAGAGATCTGGGAGAATATGCCCAAGGAGAAAAAAGATGTTTCAGCGGTCAGCGTGCATGCTTTAGATCTCCCCCAACCTGAAAATATTGAGATAACAAAAGAAATGGCTGATTTTGATTCAGGCGTTATGCTGTGCAGGCCTTATGTAGCGAAGGCATTAGAGGAAAAACGCGCCGCGGGCCTCATCGGCAGTTCCTTTGACGCGAAAATTAAACTGTTGACAAATAACGAAGAAAGATATACATTTCTATCAAGTTTAGAAGGCGACCTTTGCGAGATTTTCAAGGTTTCGCAGGTAGAGGTCAAGCGGCAGGACGATCTAGATAAGGATTTTGCCGTTGAGGTTGATAAGGCGGACGGCATAAAGTGCGAACGCTGCTGGAATTATTCGCGTCCGGCGGAAACTGAAAAGGCGGGCCCGTACATCTGCGCGAGGTGCGCGAAAGCAATGGGAGGATAAAATTGAAGAAGAGACAGACAAAGAAACTGACAAAGAAACAATTGAATGATTTCAAGAAACTGATCATAAAGAGAAAAGAAGAGATGCTTGACGACATAAGGCATATGTCGGAAAACACGCTGAGGAAGTCCCAAAAAGATAATTCCGGGGATATCTCGGGATACACTTACCATATGGCGGATGTTGCCACGGACACCTATGACCGCGAGTTCTCAATGGGCATCGCCTCCAATGAGAGGCAGCTGCTGTATGAAGTAGATGAGGCCCTGAAAAAGATCAAAGACGGCACCTACGGTATCTGCGAGGATTGCGAGAAGATCATTCCCAAGACCCGCCTTAAGGCCATACCTTACGTAAAACTTTGCCTAAAGTGCCAGAAAGAAAGAGAAAAAAGATAATCCTTTTATTATCTTTCATTTTATTACTTGACCAGGCAACGAAGTTATACTTCAGCAGCCGTTTCTCGCCAGGCGAGTCCTTACCGATAATCAAAAACATCCTGCATTTTACGCTTGTGTTTAACACAGGCGCGGCATTCGGCATATTCAAGGACCAGGCGTCTGTATTTGTGCTGATAGGGATACTGGCGGTCTGTTTTATAATCTTTAATCTTCGGCGTGACGGCGCATCCGGGCGTTGGGCGCTGCTGCTGATCCTTGCCGGCGCCATAGGAAATCTTATAGACAGGGCGCGCCTGGGTTACGTGATCGACTTCATTGATTTCCGCGTCTGGCCCGTATTCAATATCGCCGATTCCGCCATTACCATCGGCGCTGTCTGGCTTTTCATCAGCGCATTTTTACGAAAGCAAAAAGCGTAGAACTTTATGCACCCAGTCATTTGTACAATCGGGCCGTTCACAGTATACTCCTACGGCCTTATGGTGGTCGCCGGATTCCTGCTTGCCTTGTTCCTGGCGAAAAGGCAGGCGCCGAAATACGGCATAGACCCGCAGCTTCTATCTAATCTCTGTTTTCTGCTTCTTGTTTCGGGAGTGCTCGGCGCGCGGATATTTTATGTGGCGCTGCACTTTTCTTTGTTCAGGGACAACCCGTTTGAAATATTTTTGCTTAACAGGGGCGGCTTGAGCTGGTTCGGCGGCTTGTTTTTCGCTGCGGCAGGCAGCGTATTTTATTTGCGCAAAAAGAAGGCCGGTGTATTTTTGCACCTTGATTTCCTGGCGCCCTACATCGCTCTGGCTCAGGCAGTGGGAAGGATAGGGTGTTTCCTGAACGGCTGCTGTTTCGGTTATCCTTCCGATAATGGGGTGTATTTTCCGGTTCATGGAGCGCGGCTGGTCCCTGTCCAGCTTTATTCCGCGTTGTCGCTCTTCGTCATCTTTCTGCTGCTCAGGTCTTTTCAGGGGCGTATGCTCAAGCGCGGCTCTCTATTTTCCCTGTATCTGTTGTTCGCTTCCGCCGAAAGATTTCTTAGCGAATTTCTAAGAGCGGAGGAGCGCCTGTTTTTCGCTGGCCTCAGCATATTCCAGTGGATATGCGCAGGCATATTTCTGGCATCCCTTATCGCATTAGTCGCAATAAAACTCAATCGACAAAAATAGTCCGTCATTGCGAGCCCCGCATTTGTCTGGGCGAAGCGACCGAAGGGAGTCCCGAGCGAAGTCGAGGGGCAATCTCTTTTTGCGGCTGGATTGTCTGTGTTTCGCGGCAGCGGGGCCTGCCGCCGAGCCACCCTATCCGTGCTCATTTTCCATAACAGACGGGAGGACTGCGCGCGGATAGGGGACCTGTCTCGGCGTCACCCGCTGAGACAATCAGAACTACTTAACCCCTCGCCCGCAATGTAACTACCCACTTTCCTATTCAGATAGGAAACAGTTTCTTATCCGTTCCGTAGAATACATCTCCTGTTATCCTTGTTTTGCCTGCTTCTAAGTAGTATAATATGGTTCAACGTAAAATGTTAGGAGTTCAAAATAGGAGTGATAATGTTTAAAAAAATATTTCTTCTGAAATTCAAAGTGGTTTTGTTATCGGTTGTATCGTTAATGGTTTTTATGTTTGTTTCAGGGTGTGCTACTATGGGTAGCGGAAGATTCATGTTGCGACAGGACTTGATAGTTAATCAGTATGATACAATAAAAGAAATCGTGATTGAGGAAGCTGCAAATAACGGCTTTAGTCATCTCGTTTCAGAAGTAAAGCCATCACAGTTTAATAATTGGAGAGGTCAATTATATTTTGCGTTAAAAACTCCGAGTGGAACCGATCAACTTTATGTTAAGCTTGGGAAAAAAGGAGACCAATTTTCTGTGTATATGTATGGTGCGGGAACAAGAGCAAACCCCGATAGCGCCATCAAAGCTATCACTACCCGGCTTAATCAACTATAAAGATCTTTTAGCGCCTTGTAAATGAACCTGAACGTTTTCGAGCGAATTTGAGGTTTTAGGCAAAGCAGCTCGAGCAGCGAGGGAATTCCGACCCCAAAGGGTCGGAATGCGAGGACTGTCCGAGCCCTTTTTGCTAGAGCAAAAAGGGCGAGTTCCGCAGCACCGAGCTGCGAGAGACCTTTGCCGGCCCGCCGAAGGCGGGCAAAACCGATATGAGCGAGGAAACGGTCAGGTTCATAGGATAGATATGGAAAACAATACACAACAATTCAGTTTCAAGGTTGATGCCGATTCCGCGGGCAAAAGGATAGATGTTTTCTGCCTGGATGCCTTGAAAGGCGAGGGCATTGAGACATCGCGCCAGTACGTGCAGCAACTGATGAAGGAGGGCAGGGTCAAGGTGGGAGGCACTGCTCATAAGGCGCACTTTAAAGTTAAAAACGCCGATCTCGTAGAGATCAGTTACGCGGGCAAGCCGGCCAGGGAACTTATTGCCGAGGAGATACCGCTAAATATAATGTATGAAGATAAGGACGTCATTGTCATAAACAAACCGTCAGGGCTGGTCGTGCATCCGGCTCCGGGAAATTACGAAGGCACGCTGGTCAACGCGCTTTTGTTCAGATACCCGGACGGCCTTTCGCGTATAAATCCTTTAAGGCCGGGCATTGTGCATCGGTTGGACAAAGAGACCTCAGGAGTCATGCTTGCCGCCAGGAACGATAACGCCCATATCGCCCTTGCCAGGCAGTTCTCCAGGCATACGATCTCCAGAAAATACGTCGCTGTTGTGGGCGGTAAGGTTGAGTTTGATGAGGGGCTCATCGATCTGCCGATAGGCAGGGATAAAAACAATTTCAGGAAAATGAAGGCGGGTTTTCTGGATAATACGCGGCCCGCGCAGACCCGTTACCGCACATTAAAAAGGACCGCCTCTTACAGTGTCCTGGAGATCTCGCCGAAAACAGGCAGGACCCACCAGATACGCGTCCATCTGGCGCATATGGGGCATCCCGTATTGGGCGACAAAAAATACGGCAGCCATAATACGGGGATACGCCTTATGCTCCACGCGAGATATATCGGATTCAACCATCCGCGCACAGGCGAATTTTTAGAATTTGATTCAGCGCTGCCGGAAGAATTCTCGCAATTTATTAACAAATAACTTGCTTTTTGACAGATGGATGCTATAATCCGTAATGATATAAATAAAAACGTATTCCTTGATAGGGAGGTGCGTACATGTTTTCCACCCAAAAAGGGTCGGTAGCGATCATCTCATTAATAATACTATTGATTTTGGCTTTATCCGTTGCGGGCGCTGGTGTTATGCTCTTTCAAAAAGAAAAGGGTTTAAGGGCGGCAGCCGAAGAAAAACTGCAGGATCTGGAAGTGAAATACCGGATGGCAGAAGACAACCTTGAAAAAACGAGGCAGCAGGCCGATGATCTAAGGCAGCAGCTGGGCGTTGCCGAAGAGCAGATGGCGTCTATCAAGCAGGAACTGGATAATGAGCTGGCCAACAGGGATAGGACAATGGCTGAGATGGAACAGATCAGGCAGGAGCTGGAGAGTAATCGCCAATTAAAGGATGACCTGGACAGGCAGCTTGGAGAGGCGAGAAGCCAGATAGACGGTTTCACGCAGCAGATCAAGAATTTAGAGGATGAGAAGGCGCGCCTTCAGGAGCAGGTGAATCAGCAGCAAAGCGTTTCAGGCATAGAATTAGGCAAAATAGTGGTAGCATCTCCTACCGGAGAACCCCAGCAGCAGCCTCCTGCTGAAGGTGAGCCCGCGCCTGCCGCGGGAGACAACATGCCGCCTTCTGCCGGAGAAACCGGCAATAGCGGTAAGGTGCTGGTAGTCAACAGGGAATACAACTTCGTGGTCATAGATTTAGGCGTAGAGGATGGGATCAAGGCAGGAGAGGTCTTATCGCTTTACAGGGACAACCGGCTTCTAGGAGATATCAAGATAGAGAAGGTACACGAATCAATGTCCGCCGCGAATATGCTTTCAGAAGGAATGAAAGACCGCGTCAAGGAAGGGGATACCGCAGTAAGAAAGCAATAATAGATGTCTTTCACGATCAGGCCAGCCGCGTCAATTCAGGGAAGTATATTCCTGCCCGGAGACAAGTCAATTTCCCACCGAGCCCTTATGTTCAGCGCGATTGCAAAGGGCGTAACCAGGATCTCCAATTTTTCCTTCAATTATGATTGTGCCAGGACAAAAGAGATACTCAGCCGTTTAGGTGTGAAAATACGCCTTAAGGGCAGGGCCCTTGCTGTCTATGGAAAAGGGCTTTGGGGTTTAAGCCGGCCCCGGGGCACGCTGTACGCGGGGGAGTCAGGCACGACCGCGCGCCTTATGCTGGGACTGCTTGCTGCCCAGAGGTTTGATTCTCTGCTTGACGGTTCCGGCTTTTTAAGGAAAAGGCCTATGGAGAGGGTTGTCGCGCCTTTGGAGATGATGGGCGCGAGGTTCTCCAATAGAAAGCGCCTGCCGATAAAGATCTTTGGCAGCCCGCTTTCGGGGATAAGGTACAGGATGCCTATTGCCAGCGCGCAGGTGAAATCCGCCATACTACTCGCGGGGTTATACGCTGATAAGAGGACAACGGTAGTTGAAGGGGTTAATAAGAGCCGCGACCATACCGAACGCATGCTTCGGCTATTCAAGGGCAGGGCAAAGGCGCTTAAGTCCCCTGGGAACCTGGCTATACCGGGCGATATTTCTTCTGCCGCTTTTTTTATCGCGGCAGCGGCTATATTAAAGGGCTCAAGGATGGTTATAAAAAATGTTTCAATCAATCCCACCCGTATGGGTTTTATCAGGGCGCTTAAGCGCATGGGCGCCCGCATAGATATAAAGCCGGACGCGTCCGGAAAGAAGTGGGAGCCGGCAGGAAATATAGAAGTAAGGCCGGCACAGCGCCTGAAAAGCATCGTAGTGAAAAAAAGAGAAATACCTTTCTTAATAGATGAGCTTCCGATCTTGATGGTATGCGCCTGTTTTGCCGAAGGCGCCACCGTCATACAGGGAGTGGGAGAGCTGCGGGTAAAAGAGACAGACAGGATCAGGTCCATGATATATAATCTCAGTAAGATGGGCGCGTCGGTAAAGTCGGCAGGCGATACCCTCATAATCAAGGGCGGCGCCCGGCTTCGCGCGGCGGCCGGGCTCAAGAGTTTCACGGACCATCGCACCGCGATGAGTATGATAATAGCGGGCATATGCGCCGCGGGAGGCGCCTCTGCCATTGATGATATCAAATGCGTTAATAAGTCGTTTCCCGGGTTCCTGCCTGTTCTCAAGGGCCTGTTAACATATAACTAATGTGTTGACAGGGAGTTTTACTTCTGTTATATTATGGTTTCTGAAACATAATCAATAGAAACAGGAGAAATCCCATGCGGGTCAAATTAAAGAATATCCTCGGTAAGGCCATCAATTATATTCTGGGGTTGTTTTCAAACGACTTAGGTATTGACCTGGGCACGGCTACGACCCTTGTCTATGTCAAGGGCGAAGGCGTTGTGTTATGCGAGCCGTCGGTTGTGGCCATAGACAGGATAAACAGGAAGGTAAAGGCGGTCGGCGAAGAGGCCAAGAGGATGCTCGGCCGCACGCCCGGCAATATAACGGCAATAAGGCCGATGAAAGACGGCGTCATCGCTGATTTTGAGATCACCGAGGCGATGTTAAGGCATTTCATAAAGAAGGTGC
Proteins encoded in this region:
- a CDS encoding nucleotidyltransferase family protein is translated as MTTKISRIKQIILPILQQYGAKKAALFGSYVRDQMKKDSDIDILVEIEKDISLLDFIGLKQEIEEALGRKIDLVEYDSIKPLLRKRILKEQVVIL
- a CDS encoding DUF86 domain-containing protein, which codes for MKRDARVYIEDIIESITKIEEYTKDLKSEDDFYKDTQIQDAVLRRLEIIGEAVKNIPEEIKRKYPQIPWKKIAGMRDILTHQYFVVNLKQTFKAVKEDILDLKKNIAQINKELP
- a CDS encoding YggS family pyridoxal phosphate-dependent enzyme codes for the protein MIRENIARIREEISAVCGKIGRDPKEIRIIAVSKGRSIEEIEEVLACGITDIGENKVQEAKRKIKGLSAKLHMVGHLQSNKSKGAVELFDLIHSVDSFELAEAIDKQAAKLGKVQDILIEVNTSGEKSKFGIRPDDLILLIGRIRELKHIRVKGLMTMAPVADNPEEIRPYFRKLRELRDREHLAELSMGMSDDYKVAIEEGATIVRLGRAIFEK
- a CDS encoding pyrroline-5-carboxylate reductase, giving the protein MKKIIGIIGFGNMGSAIAGRAKAAYQVCVFDKDNAKLKGLAGIDAAGSVSELINKSEIIILAVKPQDFEPLLNEIGSGIKDKLAVSIAAGVATTYVEKRLRGARVARVMPNMPAKIGKGVSCVTAGRSATPDDIKATKDIFANLGQVMALKEEMMDAATAVSGSGPGFYFNEVESRPDEHKQNCYEFQEDFISRLSKAAEAAGFDEKDAHFLAHHTVTGSELLLKAGSLNAAQLRDQVASKGGTTEAGLKVLQAGGDLVEAVKAAAERAAELSRKE
- the mtnP gene encoding S-methyl-5'-thioadenosine phosphorylase, which translates into the protein MGKIGIIGGSGLYKIEGIKNIREKEVDTPFGAPSDNFILGELEGKEVVFLPRHGVGHRISPSEINYRANIFAMKVLGVDRIISVSACGSLREELRPLDFVLPGQFVDRTNQARKMTFFSGGIVAHISFAEPVCRNLLESVYKTARSEGISIHKDKTYLNMEGPAFSTIAESNLYRSWGMDIIGMTNMAEARLAREAEICYVTLAAITDYDCWYPEHDKVTIEMIINNLNKNVDNAKNIIKQAVKNMPQSSDCGCGSALQYAILTDRKAIPVKVKRQLAPIIGKYIK
- the ileS gene encoding isoleucine--tRNA ligase, encoding MDYKSTLNLPKTDFPMKADLPNREPLLLRKWQGEDIYKLILRKTAAGSKYILHDGPPYANGNIHIGHALNKTLKDIIVKYKAMRGFNSAYVPGWDCHGLPVEHQLFKELKINKYQIAQVDFRKKAYDYALKYVAIQKEEFRRLGIFGEWSHPYLTLDKDYEESIVGSFNALVKKGYVYRGLKPVNWCYRCETALAEAEVEYENHTSPSIFVKFKLDETGDFGKESYLVIWTTTPWTLIANVAVAVHPRFVYHYVKTDKGNLIIAKDLLPNVLSLSGIEKYEVLKEVKGKDLEGLNYVHPFGLRNGRVVLADYVSSEEGSGLVHTAPGHGNEDYFTGIKYKLDIVMPVDSKGNFDAGAGEFKGLSVHDANKPILEKLQGLGALLWSGQIQHSYPHCWRCKNPVIFRATRQWFLNIDFREEGAKDTLRQRLLETIKRDIVWIPGSGKERISGMVELRPDWCLSRQRYWGVPIPALACNSCKEEFLEPAVIEKFAKFTKEEGSDCWFQRDVKDFLPAGLKCPRCGKADFSKGSDILDVWFDSGVSHQAVLNKREELGGSPAELYLEGSDQHRGWFQSSLIPSMCIDGHPPFKAVLTHGFVVDGEGKKMSKSQGNVIAPQDIIKNYGADILRLWVASSDYNEDIRISKEILTRLSEGYRKIRNTVRFILSNIYDFNPDTDKAGEDDLKNIDRWILREANVLLQNAEKAYDSFVFHQAYKLIYDFCNQDLSMGYLDMVKGRLYTTYPPDSKERRAAQTAIYELLSILVRLMAPILAFTAEEIWENMPKEKKDVSAVSVHALDLPQPENIEITKEMADFDSGVMLCRPYVAKALEEKRAAGLIGSSFDAKIKLLTNNEERYTFLSSLEGDLCEIFKVSQVEVKRQDDLDKDFAVEVDKADGIKCERCWNYSRPAETEKAGPYICARCAKAMGG
- a CDS encoding TraR/DksA C4-type zinc finger protein, whose protein sequence is MKKRQTKKLTKKQLNDFKKLIIKRKEEMLDDIRHMSENTLRKSQKDNSGDISGYTYHMADVATDTYDREFSMGIASNERQLLYEVDEALKKIKDGTYGICEDCEKIIPKTRLKAIPYVKLCLKCQKEREKR
- the lspA gene encoding signal peptidase II, which translates into the protein MPERKRKKIILLLSFILLLDQATKLYFSSRFSPGESLPIIKNILHFTLVFNTGAAFGIFKDQASVFVLIGILAVCFIIFNLRRDGASGRWALLLILAGAIGNLIDRARLGYVIDFIDFRVWPVFNIADSAITIGAVWLFISAFLRKQKA
- a CDS encoding prolipoprotein diacylglyceryl transferase, with the translated sequence MHPVICTIGPFTVYSYGLMVVAGFLLALFLAKRQAPKYGIDPQLLSNLCFLLLVSGVLGARIFYVALHFSLFRDNPFEIFLLNRGGLSWFGGLFFAAAGSVFYLRKKKAGVFLHLDFLAPYIALAQAVGRIGCFLNGCCFGYPSDNGVYFPVHGARLVPVQLYSALSLFVIFLLLRSFQGRMLKRGSLFSLYLLFASAERFLSEFLRAEERLFFAGLSIFQWICAGIFLASLIALVAIKLNRQK
- a CDS encoding RluA family pseudouridine synthase; amino-acid sequence: MENNTQQFSFKVDADSAGKRIDVFCLDALKGEGIETSRQYVQQLMKEGRVKVGGTAHKAHFKVKNADLVEISYAGKPARELIAEEIPLNIMYEDKDVIVINKPSGLVVHPAPGNYEGTLVNALLFRYPDGLSRINPLRPGIVHRLDKETSGVMLAARNDNAHIALARQFSRHTISRKYVAVVGGKVEFDEGLIDLPIGRDKNNFRKMKAGFLDNTRPAQTRYRTLKRTASYSVLEISPKTGRTHQIRVHLAHMGHPVLGDKKYGSHNTGIRLMLHARYIGFNHPRTGEFLEFDSALPEEFSQFINK